The Natronoarchaeum mannanilyticum nucleotide sequence AGCTCCAGCACGTCGACGAAGTACTCCACGTCGTCGAGTTCGGGCGGGAGCTCCGGCGGCGACAGCTCCGGCTCCTCGAGCTCCGGCGGCGGCGGTGGCGGCGGGCGCCGCCGCTCGGACATGTTCGACGACATGGACGAGATCACCACCGACTACGACGAGCGCATCCGGCAGGCACGCGAGGACCGGGACCTCTCGCAGTCCGATCTCGCGAACGAGCTCAACGAGAAGGCGAGTCTGATCCGCAAGCTCGAACGCGGCGACACGCTCCCCAGCGACGAGGTCCAGTCGAAGCTCGAGAAGTTCCTCGAGATCTCGCTGTCGGGCGGCGCCGGCGCCGACGACGAGGAGTGGAGCGGCGGCTCCTCGACCGGCGAGTACACGCTGGGCGACGTCGTCAAGCGGAAAGACTAGTCGGGTCTCGCAACCTATTTGTCCGGCCGCGTTGGTTTTTGTGGCATGTTCGTTCTCGTCAACCTCAAGGCGTACCCGTGCGATCCGGTCGAAGTAGCGACCGCCGCAGCAAACGTCGCGGACGATTCCGGCGTCGACGTCGGCATCGCGCCCCAGGCCGCACACCTTCCGGCCGTCGCTGAGACGGGCGTCGAGACGTGGGCCCAGCACGTCAGCCCCGTCGAGCACGGCAGCCACACCGGCTCGACGCTGGCGGAAGCCGTCGCCGACGCGGGCGCGACCGGGACGCTGCTCAACCACTCGGAGAACCGAATGAAGCTCGCGGACATCGACGCCTCGCTCGACGCCGCCGATCGGGCGGAGCTCGAGACGGTCGTCTGCGCGAACAACCCCGAGCAGATCGCGGCCGCCGCCGCGCTCGGCCCCGACGCCGTCGCGGTCGAGCCGCCGGAGCTGATCGGCGGCGACGTCTCCGTCGCGACCGCGGATCCGGGGATCGTCGAGGACGCCGTCGACGCCGCCGCTGCGGTCGACGAATCGGTCGACGTCTACTGCGGCGCGGGCATCTCGACGGGCGACGACGTCGTCGCCGCCGAGGAGCTGGGCGCCGACGGCGTCCTGCTGGCCAGCGGCGTCGCCAAGGCCGACGATCCTCAGGCGGCGCTCGAGGACCTGGTCGACCCGCTGTAGCGGACTCGCTTCTACGGAAAGGAAAGAGATCGCGATCGTCGGATTCGGTACTCTCGCGCGCGGGTTCGCGCGGTGTCGCTCCGACGACGCGCGTTACAGTGAGACTTCGGCCGCTTCCGCGTCGAGGTACCGCTCCTCCCACTCCCGGCGGGCCTCGAGCTCGCGGTGGCCCCGCTGTGTCAGGGCGTAGTAGTTCGTTCGGCGGTCCAGTTCCCCCTTCTCGACGAGGCCCTTGTCGACCAGCGCGTCCAGATTCGGGTACAGCCGCCCGTGGTGGATCTCGCTCTCGTAGTAGTCTTCGAGTTCCTCCTTGATGGC carries:
- a CDS encoding PadR family transcriptional regulator: MHDLTGFQRDLLYVIAGQDDPHGLAIKEELEDYYESEIHHGRLYPNLDALVDKGLVEKGELDRRTNYYALTQRGHRELEARREWEERYLDAEAAEVSL
- a CDS encoding multiprotein bridging factor aMBF1 → MVQCEMCGAEVSSPKTVKVEGAELDVCDDCAGFGTEVKTQDSSSTSTKYSTSSSSGGSSGGDSSGSSSSGGGGGGGRRRSDMFDDMDEITTDYDERIRQAREDRDLSQSDLANELNEKASLIRKLERGDTLPSDEVQSKLEKFLEISLSGGAGADDEEWSGGSSTGEYTLGDVVKRKD
- the tpiA gene encoding triose-phosphate isomerase, yielding MFVLVNLKAYPCDPVEVATAAANVADDSGVDVGIAPQAAHLPAVAETGVETWAQHVSPVEHGSHTGSTLAEAVADAGATGTLLNHSENRMKLADIDASLDAADRAELETVVCANNPEQIAAAAALGPDAVAVEPPELIGGDVSVATADPGIVEDAVDAAAAVDESVDVYCGAGISTGDDVVAAEELGADGVLLASGVAKADDPQAALEDLVDPL